The proteins below are encoded in one region of Vulpes lagopus strain Blue_001 chromosome 10, ASM1834538v1, whole genome shotgun sequence:
- the C10H16orf46 gene encoding uncharacterized protein C16orf46 homolog: MDLCQKETELEISENNEIQSPEEAELTYTCSDERSEKNHVCCLLNISDITLEQDEKAKEFVIRTGWEEAVQGWGRTFPTACIWPRKKPKKAKVGEVASGCLLCGSLSQGSTEARPQAGKLGSGAPAEVGPEKDQGSPSQTQGTPQGPTAASREISKICFPTYSQGEKKSLQIKEFVWCKEDWATPETVRGKDPRSASRGPSISDSLTSRALLVLPPLKASPPNGLDVLGKKSKNFFLQPEEKVLGVEKDECVACAYGLKTVDGKGEKRPTELAKHPKVNDTLPFPPRVAPTPLLANVEPCCLQWSLLPERNLLCPPNPSNVHYLTTVQLLQKQGMQNYKAKFRAREPRPPINAQKRILTEAKQENRLQMLETKVFPRTLLPSLTVSRVVIPVSTHRLL, encoded by the exons ATGGATCTCTGTCAGAAGGAGACTGAATTAGAAATcagtgaaaataatgaaattcaaaGCCCAGAAGAAGCAGAATTAACATATACTTGCTCAGatgaaagaagtgaaaagaaTCATGTTTGTTGTCTTCTCAATATCAGTGACATTACGCTTGAACAAGATGAAAAAGCCAAAGAGTTTGTCATCAGAACTGGATGGGAAGAAGCC GTTCAAGGCTGGGGAAGGACTTTTCCAACTGCCTGCATCTGGCCCAGGAAGAAGCCTAAAAAGGCGAAGGTGGGAGAAGTTGCCAGCGGCTGCTTACTCTGTGGCAGCCTCTCCCAAGGGAGCACTGAGGCCAGGCCTCAGGCTGGGAAATTGGGGTCAGGGGCTCCTGCTGAGGTGGGTCCAGAGAAGGATCAAGGAAGCCCCTCCCAGACTCAAGGGACCCCTCAGGGTCCCACTGCTGCCTCCAGGGAGATTAGCAAGATCTGCTTTCCCACCTACagtcagggagagaaaaaaagtctgCAAATAAAGGAATTTGTTTGGTGCAAGGAAGACTGGGCCACCCCTGAAACTGTTAGGGGCAAGGACCCCAGAAGTGCCAGCAGAGGTCCCTCCATCTCAGACTCCTTGACTTCCAGGGCTCTTTTAGTTCTGCCTCCCCTGAAGGCTTCACCCCCAAATGGCTTGGATGTTCTGGGTAAGAAGAGTAAGAACTTTTTCTTGCAGCCGGAAGAGAAGGTGCTGGGTGTGGAAAAGGATGAGTGTGTGGCTTGTGCATATGGATTGAAAACAGTTGACGGGAAAGGTGAAAAGAGACCCACTGAGCTGGCCAAGCACCCCAAAGTCAATGACACCCTGCCTTTCCCTCCCCGGGTGGCCCCAACACCCCTGCTGGCCAATGTGGAGCCGTGCTGTCTGCAGTGGTCCCTCCTGCCTGAGAGAAACCTGCTGTGCCCTCCCAATCCCAGCAACGTGCACTATCTCACCACCGTGCAGCTTTTGCAGAAACAGGGAATGCAAAACTACAAAGCCAAATTCAGAGCCAGGGAGCCAAGACCTCCCATCAACGCTCAAAAGCGCATTCTCACGGAGGCCAAGCAGGAAAACAGGCTCCAAATGTTGGAGACCAAAGTGTTCCCGAGAACGCTCTTGCCATCCCTCACAGTGAGCAGAGTTGTTATTCCAGTCTCCACTCACAGACTGCTCTGA